A DNA window from Mycolicibacter terrae contains the following coding sequences:
- a CDS encoding MarR family winged helix-turn-helix transcriptional regulator: protein MALPDDVYARLLTFRTRLRRFERWSADQAQAAGLTPAQHQLLLAVRGHGDSRGPTVGDVAEYLLLRHHSAGELIQRAEAAGLVTRVRDSEDQRVIRLQLTEAAAERLQSLTELHLQELERFSAESPLGL from the coding sequence GTGGCCCTGCCTGACGACGTCTACGCCCGGTTGCTCACCTTCCGGACTCGGCTGCGCCGCTTCGAGCGCTGGAGCGCTGACCAGGCCCAGGCCGCCGGGCTCACCCCCGCGCAGCACCAACTGCTGTTGGCGGTCCGCGGTCACGGCGACTCGCGGGGTCCGACGGTCGGTGACGTTGCCGAATACCTGCTGCTGCGCCATCACAGTGCCGGCGAGCTGATCCAGCGCGCCGAAGCGGCCGGGCTGGTCACCCGAGTCCGCGACAGCGAAGACCAGCGGGTGATCCGGCTGCAGCTCACCGAGGCGGCTGCGGAGCGCCTGCAATCGCTGACCGAGCTGCACCTGCAGGAGCTGGAACGGTTCAGTGCCGAGTCCCCGCTGGGGCTGTGA
- a CDS encoding RidA family protein: MKRTVIPAWMQPMHDAHHFAPAVIDGDHLRCSGMIGLRPDLTVPEDLTEQFTQAFENLRGLLAEVGLGFADVIEMTTYHVGLAAHFDEFCAVKDAFVAAPFPAWTAVGISELASAGAAVEIQVTARLR; encoded by the coding sequence ATGAAACGCACCGTCATCCCGGCCTGGATGCAGCCGATGCACGATGCCCATCACTTCGCGCCGGCGGTCATCGACGGCGACCACCTGCGCTGCTCGGGCATGATCGGCCTCCGTCCGGACCTGACCGTGCCCGAAGACCTGACGGAGCAATTCACTCAGGCCTTTGAAAACCTTCGCGGCCTGCTGGCGGAGGTGGGCCTCGGCTTCGCCGACGTCATCGAGATGACCACGTACCACGTCGGTCTCGCCGCGCACTTCGACGAGTTCTGCGCGGTCAAGGACGCCTTCGTCGCCGCTCCCTTCCCGGCGTGGACCGCCGTCGGGATATCCGAATTGGCGTCTGCGGGGGCCGCGGTCGAGATTCAGGTCACCGCGCGGCTGCGCTGA
- a CDS encoding DUF732 domain-containing protein: MRSLAAPLGALVMMIGLGGPAQAEPSDVDTDFLAALQAAGITYNRGDQAIVTAKMVCKFIAEGKPSPEVLEGLKERNPGLTTEHGTIFVGISARSYCPDQLVQNAAGGTP; encoded by the coding sequence GTGAGATCCCTCGCGGCGCCGCTGGGCGCGCTGGTGATGATGATCGGCCTGGGTGGACCCGCGCAGGCCGAGCCGTCGGACGTCGACACCGACTTCCTCGCGGCTCTGCAGGCGGCCGGCATCACCTACAACCGCGGCGATCAAGCCATCGTCACCGCCAAGATGGTGTGCAAGTTCATCGCGGAGGGCAAGCCGAGCCCGGAGGTGCTCGAGGGCCTCAAGGAACGTAATCCGGGTTTGACGACCGAGCACGGGACCATCTTCGTCGGGATCTCCGCACGGTCGTACTGCCCGGATCAACTGGTGCAGAACGCTGCCGGGGGAACGCCGTAG
- the narI gene encoding respiratory nitrate reductase subunit gamma translates to MTTTGNAAELWWDIGPYFVAAIAGVATWWRYKYDKFGWTTRSSQLYESKLLRIGSPMFHFGSFVVIAGHIVGLFVPESWTRALGMSDRLYHMQALILGLPAGIATLVGVALLIYRRRTERSVFKATSVNDKLMYAVLVCALVVGMSCTLMGTTAYGEEHDYRETVSVWFRSIFALNPRGDLMMQAPLYFQVHVMIALALFALWPFTRLVHAFSAPIGYLFRPYIVYRSRDFAKKNQPMGSRPPRRGW, encoded by the coding sequence TCGTGGCGGCCATCGCCGGTGTCGCCACCTGGTGGCGGTACAAATACGACAAGTTCGGCTGGACCACGCGCTCGTCGCAACTCTATGAGTCCAAGCTGCTGCGGATCGGCAGCCCGATGTTCCATTTCGGCAGTTTCGTGGTGATCGCCGGGCACATCGTGGGGCTGTTCGTCCCGGAGTCGTGGACCCGCGCACTGGGGATGAGCGACCGGCTCTACCACATGCAGGCACTGATCCTCGGGCTTCCCGCCGGCATCGCCACGCTGGTCGGTGTCGCGTTGCTGATCTATCGTCGCCGCACCGAGCGATCGGTGTTCAAGGCCACCAGCGTCAACGACAAGCTGATGTACGCGGTGCTGGTGTGTGCGCTGGTGGTCGGCATGAGCTGCACCCTGATGGGCACCACCGCCTACGGGGAGGAACACGACTACCGGGAGACGGTCTCGGTCTGGTTCCGGTCGATCTTCGCGCTGAATCCGCGCGGTGACCTGATGATGCAGGCGCCGTTGTACTTCCAGGTGCACGTGATGATCGCGCTGGCCCTGTTCGCGCTGTGGCCGTTCACCCGTCTGGTACACGCGTTCAGCGCGCCGATCGGCTACCTGTTCCGGCCCTACATCGTCTATCGCAGCCGCGACTTCGCGAAGAAGAATCAGCCGATGGGCTCCCGGCCGCCGCGGCGGGGCTGGTGA